In Penaeus chinensis breed Huanghai No. 1 chromosome 11, ASM1920278v2, whole genome shotgun sequence, a genomic segment contains:
- the LOC125030471 gene encoding LOW QUALITY PROTEIN: 101 kDa malaria antigen-like (The sequence of the model RefSeq protein was modified relative to this genomic sequence to represent the inferred CDS: substituted 1 base at 1 genomic stop codon): KERKERKEKERKRKEKERERKMREKEEKGKEXKDKREKERRKMSEER; the protein is encoded by the exons aaagagagaaaagagaggaaagaga aggagaggaagagaaaagagaaa gaacgagaaagaaagatgagggaaaaagaggagaaagggaaggaatagaaagataagagagagaaagagaggagaaagatgagcgAGGAAAGAtga